A genome region from Stenotrophomonas maltophilia includes the following:
- a CDS encoding DUF3106 domain-containing protein, with the protein MNKTVFASLLLALPLSLSAAPQTLNVPLPPPVPATSSAAPAPAAAPAAPASFAQLDAPQQRQRRADYAAWRALPESERERIRQAAARFNALPADQQQRLRQQFQAQDQAFREGWRLGPQLGLEFPKLHGLFGFVPPEQREAALAVLRQLSPAQLAQLTLVAQRTPPQERDTVRGAFLAVPAAERDTWLKRQAGQ; encoded by the coding sequence ATGAATAAGACCGTATTCGCCAGCCTGCTGCTGGCCCTGCCGCTGTCGCTGTCCGCTGCGCCGCAGACCTTGAACGTCCCATTGCCGCCGCCGGTGCCGGCCACCTCATCTGCCGCGCCAGCGCCGGCAGCTGCACCTGCTGCGCCCGCATCGTTTGCCCAGCTCGATGCTCCGCAGCAGCGTCAGCGCCGAGCCGACTACGCGGCCTGGCGCGCCCTGCCGGAGAGCGAGCGGGAGCGCATCCGGCAGGCTGCGGCGCGGTTCAACGCGCTGCCGGCGGACCAGCAGCAGCGTCTGCGCCAGCAGTTCCAGGCGCAGGACCAGGCCTTCCGTGAAGGCTGGCGGCTGGGCCCGCAGCTGGGACTGGAGTTCCCCAAGCTGCATGGCCTGTTCGGCTTCGTGCCACCGGAACAGCGCGAGGCCGCGCTGGCCGTGCTGCGCCAGCTCAGCCCGGCGCAGCTGGCCCAGCTGACCTTGGTCGCGCAGCGCACGCCACCGCAGGAACGCGACACGGTGCGTGGCGCGTTCCTCGCCGTGCCCGCCGCCGAGCGCGACACCTGGCTCAAGCGCCAGGCCGGCCAGTAA